The following are from one region of the Candidatus Zixiibacteriota bacterium genome:
- a CDS encoding SDR family NAD(P)-dependent oxidoreductase — MEGVIIVTGGAGGIGSAVCKDLGGAGLQVAVADYAEEAAERIAAEIRGAGGEAFAVRVDVGDKESVARMTAETLRRYGRIDYLLNGAGVMTRVPVVDMPEEEWDRVLRINLKGAFLCSQAAARHMIARRAGRIISIASGRGVAGQARAAHYAASKAGVIALTKSLAMELAPHGVTVNCICPGATDTPMSRAGSTPEEFKKRQEVPPLMNGLTTKEEINGLIRYLLSDATRFVTGQTFFLRTPR, encoded by the coding sequence ATGGAAGGGGTCATTATCGTCACCGGGGGGGCCGGCGGCATCGGATCGGCGGTTTGCAAGGATCTCGGCGGTGCGGGCCTGCAAGTCGCGGTTGCGGACTACGCGGAAGAGGCCGCGGAGAGGATCGCGGCCGAGATCCGCGGCGCGGGAGGCGAGGCTTTCGCGGTCCGCGTGGACGTCGGCGACAAGGAGAGCGTTGCGAGAATGACGGCCGAAACCCTTCGGCGGTACGGGCGGATCGACTATCTGCTCAACGGGGCGGGCGTCATGACGCGCGTGCCGGTCGTCGATATGCCGGAGGAGGAATGGGATCGGGTCCTGAGGATCAACCTCAAGGGGGCTTTTCTGTGCTCCCAGGCGGCCGCCCGACACATGATCGCGCGGCGCGCCGGCCGCATCATCAGCATCGCCTCGGGACGCGGGGTGGCGGGACAGGCGCGCGCTGCGCACTACGCCGCGTCCAAGGCCGGCGTCATCGCCCTGACCAAGTCGCTCGCGATGGAGCTCGCGCCCCACGGCGTCACCGTCAACTGCATCTGCCCGGGAGCCACCGACACACCGATGTCCCGGGCCGGCTCGACGCCCGAGGAGTTCAAGAAACGGCAGGAGGTCCCCCCGCTCATGAACGGCCTCACCACGAAGGAAGAGATCAACGGCCTGATCCGCTACCTGCTTTCCGACGCCACCCGCTTCGTCACCGGCCAGACGTTCTTTCTCAGAACCCCGAGGTAG
- a CDS encoding type IV pilin protein, which produces MKLPLFRPQGARRCDHGFTLIELLVVVAIIALLAAVAIPQFMAYRSRAVDTEMKNDLKNAAIAMESYYAEYRTYPSTVAAIQAVGFRQTDGVSLTITITTPTSYTLTASKSNGSQASFTYDSSTGLIN; this is translated from the coding sequence ATGAAGCTTCCCCTTTTTCGCCCGCAAGGGGCGCGCCGCTGCGACCACGGCTTCACCTTGATCGAGCTTCTGGTGGTGGTGGCGATCATCGCATTGCTGGCCGCGGTCGCCATACCGCAGTTCATGGCCTACAGAAGCCGTGCGGTGGATACGGAGATGAAAAACGACCTCAAGAACGCGGCCATCGCGATGGAGAGCTACTACGCGGAATACCGTACGTATCCGTCCACGGTCGCGGCGATCCAGGCGGTCGGTTTTCGTCAGACCGACGGGGTTTCCCTGACGATTACGATCACGACGCCGACCTCCTACACGCTGACGGCGAGCAAGTCCAACGGCTCGCAGGCGAGCTTCACCTACGACAGCTCCACCGGACTGATCAACTAG
- the corA gene encoding magnesium/cobalt transporter CorA — translation MIVNCAAYEGGRKLADIPVAEVPDYLARPETFVWIALKDPENGELETLQAVFGLPELAVEDAKHGHQRPKIEEYGDSLFVVLHMIERAGAELLVGEIDIFAGRNYVLSVRRQAARGFADVRARCEKEPELLRHGPGYVLYALMDAVVDGYFPILDALESELETIEDGIFSNQSSRATIEQIYELKRKLNVVRHATEPLLEATSRLFGGRVPQICAGLQDYFRDIYDHLTRLNQSNDGLRDMATTAMSVNLSLITMQENEVTKRFAAYGALVAVPTMIAGVYGMNFQHMPELGWVYGYPLSLLAMAVIDLYLFYRFKQAKWL, via the coding sequence GTGATCGTCAACTGCGCCGCGTACGAGGGAGGAAGAAAGCTCGCCGACATTCCGGTCGCCGAGGTCCCGGACTATCTCGCGCGGCCGGAGACCTTCGTCTGGATCGCGCTCAAGGACCCGGAAAACGGCGAGCTGGAAACCCTGCAGGCGGTTTTCGGGCTCCCGGAGCTCGCCGTCGAAGACGCCAAGCACGGCCACCAGCGGCCCAAGATCGAAGAGTACGGCGATTCGCTCTTCGTCGTGCTGCACATGATCGAACGGGCGGGAGCCGAGCTGCTCGTGGGCGAGATCGACATTTTCGCCGGGCGCAACTACGTGCTTTCGGTCCGCCGCCAGGCGGCGCGGGGTTTCGCGGACGTGCGCGCGCGCTGCGAGAAGGAACCCGAGCTGTTGCGCCACGGCCCCGGCTATGTGCTCTACGCGCTCATGGACGCGGTCGTCGACGGCTACTTTCCGATTCTCGACGCGCTCGAGAGCGAGCTGGAGACGATCGAGGACGGGATTTTTTCCAATCAATCCAGCCGCGCCACGATCGAGCAGATCTACGAGCTCAAGCGCAAGCTGAACGTCGTCCGCCACGCCACCGAGCCGCTGCTCGAGGCGACCAGCCGCCTTTTCGGGGGTCGCGTCCCGCAGATCTGCGCCGGCCTGCAGGATTATTTCCGCGACATCTACGACCACCTGACCCGCCTCAATCAATCGAACGACGGGTTGCGCGATATGGCGACCACGGCGATGTCGGTCAACCTTTCGTTGATCACGATGCAGGAGAACGAGGTGACCAAGCGCTTCGCCGCCTACGGCGCTCTGGTGGCGGTCCCCACGATGATCGCGGGAGTCTACGGGATGAATTTTCAGCACATGCCGGAGCTGGGCTGGGTCTACGGCTACCCCTTGTCGCTGCTCGCGATGGCGGTGATCGATCTTTACCTGTTCTACCGCTTCAAACAGGCGAAGTGGCTGTAG